A genomic region of Lates calcarifer isolate ASB-BC8 linkage group LG9, TLL_Latcal_v3, whole genome shotgun sequence contains the following coding sequences:
- the LOC108895457 gene encoding GRAM domain-containing protein 2B isoform X1: MVLMTEQADRPLTPLSTPEQLFNKDSRGNRSTSEAENGGERGQRRRGRSPTHLHLCLDTESDPSESRKKAASMRLKPVEQLSPMLGPGDFETKFERKKSQPSQLSKTNAQYHKLFKEVSKDELLKQSYTCALQKDMLYQGKMFVSDNWICFHSKVFGRDTKISIPVMSVTFIKKTKTALLVPNALVIETSSDQHVFVSFLSRNTTYKLLKSICIHLEVDKTCNSPVTSSCESSFRVNCPSSLPLDFSGDFSDLDGVVQQRRQEMMESSSSGSQTPDYDKITDFTGLPDTFLSAVKSGEVSVHADIHLQTPSQKHGPSLKNGSAKPTRGVTLKDKSSQPMSLHAILLIYLVLVSVLVLSSCYMAFKIVALEHRLNSLVSMGEHIRNENAVSHRSQDEVNAEIYGELSTNLFKLEKIQRNLRKLLEET, encoded by the exons ATGGTACTGATGACCGAGCAGGCGGACAGACCTCTGACCCCGTTATCCACACCGGAGCAACTTTTCAACAAGGATTCCCGAGGGAATCGCTCGAC GTCTGAGGCGGAGAATGGAGGTGAGAGGGGACAGAGGAGGCGCGGGCGGTCACCTACACATCTCCACCTGTGTCTGGACACAGAGTCAGATCCCTcagagagcaggaagaaagCGGCTAGCATGAG GCTGAAACCTGTGGAGCAGCTCTCACCAATGCTGGGTCCAGGTGACTTTGAAACAAAATTTGAAAGGAAGAAATCGCAGCCCAGCCAG ttatcaAAAACAAATGCCCAGTATCATAAATTATTCAAGGAAGTCAGCAAAGATGAGTTACTCAAACAAA GTTACACTTGCGCCCTGCAGAAAGACATGTTATATCAGGGCAAAATGTTCGTCTCTGATAACTGGATCTGTTTTCACTCCAAAGTCTTTGGCAGAGATACCAAG ATTTCAATCCCAGTGATGTCTGTGACATTTatcaaaaaaactaaaactgcatTATTGGTGCCAAACGCCCTCGTGATTGAAACTAGCAGTGACCAG CACGTGTTTGTGTCCTTCCTCTCTCGAAACACCACCTACAAACTTCTGAAATCCATCTGCATTCATTTGGAG GTGGATAAGACTTGTAACAGCCCTGTTACGTCCTCCTGTGAAAGCAGCTTCAGAGTCAACTGCCCATCTTCACTTCCTCTG GACTTTTCTGGAGACTTCTCTGATCTGGATGGAGTTGTGCAGCAGAGACGGCAGGAGATGATGGAGAGCAGTAGCTCGGGGTCTCAGACTCCAGATTATGACAAAATAACCG ACTTCACCGGACTCCCAGACACATTTCTAAGTGCGGTGAAGAGTGGGGAGGTTTCAGTCCACGCAGACATTCACCTCCAGACTCCAAGCCAAAAGCACGGACCTTCCCTCAAGAACG GGTCAGCCAAGCCAACCCGTGGAGTCACGCTAAAGGACAAATCCTCTCAGCCTATGTCGTTACACGCCATCCTCCTAATCTATTTGGTTTT AGTCAGTGTTCTCGTCTTGTCCTCCTGTTACATGGCTTTCAAGATTGTGGCTCTTGAGCATCGTTTGAACTCTTTGGTGTCCATGGGGGAACACATTCGAAATGA AAATGCAGTGAGCCACAGGTCCCAGGATGAAGTGAATGCTGAGATCTATGGAGAACTGTCTACCAACCTGTTCAAACTAGAAAAG ATTCAAAGAAACCTCCGCAAGCTACTTGAAGAGACTTAA
- the LOC108895457 gene encoding GRAM domain-containing protein 2B isoform X2, which translates to MVLMTEQADRPLTPLSTPEQLFNKDSRGNRSTSEAENGGERGQRRRGRSPTHLHLCLDTESDPSESRKKAASMRLKPVEQLSPMLGPGDFETKFERKKSQPSQLSKTNAQYHKLFKEVSKDELLKQSYTCALQKDMLYQGKMFVSDNWICFHSKVFGRDTKISIPVMSVTFIKKTKTALLVPNALVIETSSDQHVFVSFLSRNTTYKLLKSICIHLEVDKTCNSPVTSSCESSFRVNCPSSLPLDFSGDFSDLDGVVQQRRQEMMESSSSGSQTPDYDKITGSAKPTRGVTLKDKSSQPMSLHAILLIYLVLVSVLVLSSCYMAFKIVALEHRLNSLVSMGEHIRNENAVSHRSQDEVNAEIYGELSTNLFKLEKIQRNLRKLLEET; encoded by the exons ATGGTACTGATGACCGAGCAGGCGGACAGACCTCTGACCCCGTTATCCACACCGGAGCAACTTTTCAACAAGGATTCCCGAGGGAATCGCTCGAC GTCTGAGGCGGAGAATGGAGGTGAGAGGGGACAGAGGAGGCGCGGGCGGTCACCTACACATCTCCACCTGTGTCTGGACACAGAGTCAGATCCCTcagagagcaggaagaaagCGGCTAGCATGAG GCTGAAACCTGTGGAGCAGCTCTCACCAATGCTGGGTCCAGGTGACTTTGAAACAAAATTTGAAAGGAAGAAATCGCAGCCCAGCCAG ttatcaAAAACAAATGCCCAGTATCATAAATTATTCAAGGAAGTCAGCAAAGATGAGTTACTCAAACAAA GTTACACTTGCGCCCTGCAGAAAGACATGTTATATCAGGGCAAAATGTTCGTCTCTGATAACTGGATCTGTTTTCACTCCAAAGTCTTTGGCAGAGATACCAAG ATTTCAATCCCAGTGATGTCTGTGACATTTatcaaaaaaactaaaactgcatTATTGGTGCCAAACGCCCTCGTGATTGAAACTAGCAGTGACCAG CACGTGTTTGTGTCCTTCCTCTCTCGAAACACCACCTACAAACTTCTGAAATCCATCTGCATTCATTTGGAG GTGGATAAGACTTGTAACAGCCCTGTTACGTCCTCCTGTGAAAGCAGCTTCAGAGTCAACTGCCCATCTTCACTTCCTCTG GACTTTTCTGGAGACTTCTCTGATCTGGATGGAGTTGTGCAGCAGAGACGGCAGGAGATGATGGAGAGCAGTAGCTCGGGGTCTCAGACTCCAGATTATGACAAAATAACCG GGTCAGCCAAGCCAACCCGTGGAGTCACGCTAAAGGACAAATCCTCTCAGCCTATGTCGTTACACGCCATCCTCCTAATCTATTTGGTTTT AGTCAGTGTTCTCGTCTTGTCCTCCTGTTACATGGCTTTCAAGATTGTGGCTCTTGAGCATCGTTTGAACTCTTTGGTGTCCATGGGGGAACACATTCGAAATGA AAATGCAGTGAGCCACAGGTCCCAGGATGAAGTGAATGCTGAGATCTATGGAGAACTGTCTACCAACCTGTTCAAACTAGAAAAG ATTCAAAGAAACCTCCGCAAGCTACTTGAAGAGACTTAA